A single window of Diaphorobacter sp. HDW4A DNA harbors:
- a CDS encoding ParB/RepB/Spo0J family partition protein, with the protein MATSWKSRAADKNDPDVKKKDLYGVNPLIVEEEEGFNLRDYDDPEVIEHIESLCQSYMAGSYVPPPIARVDDDGRVVVIEGHCRIRAIKMAIERGKNIPFIDVLPFRGNDAERVQVMLRSAQGLSLKPLKIAIGYLRLRRMGHEVAEIAKSMGKSTAHVEQMLVLANANSDVHALVSSGAVNAYAAIEVVRKHGEKAGAVLQDLINGNEGKAKKVVTRSDVNEWIPPRKIIGNIYKSVDGFVDTFDKNVRVRLAELEKLDVEELRNKTIEVDAASLLEIFRSWSKADEAKKSKLEAGLKRKEKASQMDLAGTEEGDEEK; encoded by the coding sequence ATGGCTACCTCTTGGAAATCGCGGGCTGCAGACAAGAATGATCCAGATGTTAAAAAGAAGGATCTCTACGGTGTCAACCCACTGATCGTTGAAGAAGAGGAGGGATTCAATCTCCGCGATTACGACGATCCAGAAGTCATCGAGCACATCGAATCCTTGTGCCAATCCTATATGGCTGGCTCGTATGTACCTCCTCCGATCGCACGTGTGGATGACGATGGCCGAGTGGTTGTGATTGAAGGCCACTGCCGCATTCGCGCCATCAAAATGGCGATCGAGCGCGGGAAAAATATCCCCTTCATTGATGTTCTTCCATTTCGTGGCAACGACGCAGAGCGTGTTCAGGTGATGCTGCGCAGCGCTCAGGGTTTGAGCCTGAAGCCACTGAAGATCGCCATCGGCTATCTGCGTCTGCGCCGTATGGGCCACGAGGTTGCAGAGATCGCCAAGAGCATGGGTAAATCCACGGCCCACGTCGAGCAGATGCTCGTGCTGGCCAATGCCAACTCAGACGTGCATGCCCTTGTCAGCAGTGGCGCAGTGAACGCCTATGCAGCGATCGAAGTAGTGCGTAAGCACGGCGAAAAGGCGGGCGCTGTCCTGCAGGATCTGATCAACGGTAATGAGGGCAAAGCCAAGAAGGTCGTGACTCGTAGCGACGTGAATGAGTGGATCCCGCCTCGCAAGATCATCGGAAACATCTACAAGTCTGTTGATGGCTTTGTGGACACCTTCGACAAGAATGTCCGAGTCCGTCTCGCTGAGCTGGAGAAGCTCGACGTGGAGGAATTGCGTAACAAGACCATCGAGGTGGATGCAGCGTCCCTGCTGGAGATCTTCCGATCCTGGAGCAAGGCTGATGAAGCCAAGAAGTCCAAGCTGGAAGCAGGCCTCAAGCGCAAGGAGAAGGCCTCTCAGATGGATCTGGCAGGCACCGAAGAGGGGGATGAGGAAAAGTGA